The Acidobacteriaceae bacterium nucleotide sequence TGGTTCTACCTCTACAACGAGCACATCGCCCGCTTCCTCTCCAAACGCATCCCGCACGACTACGGCAACGTCCCCGTGCCGCTTTTCTGGCTGCTGCTCGTCCTCTGGCTGCTTCCGTGGGCGGCGTTCCTCCCCGCAGCTCTGCGTGACGCCGTTGCGTCGCTCCGCACGCGCATGCGCGGCGGCCTGAACCTCCGCTTCGACTCCGACCCTCTCGCCGGAAGCCCCGGCTTCAGCGCACCGGATCACTCCGCCGAGGCCGCGCCCGCACTTCTTCTCTGGGCCGGCATCATCCTCGGCTTCTTCACCATCTCAGCCAGGCAGGAGTACTACCACCTCCCCGCCATCCCGGCGCTCGCGATCCTCGTCGGCGGAGTTCTCGCCGCAGCCGAACGTCAGCCCACCAGCCACGACGCCGCACTTACCTCAGCAGCTGCCGCCACTTCGCTTTCGCCCGAACGCGCCCGCCGACAAACCCTCCTCGCTTCCGGCTGGTTCCTTGCTCCCTTCGGTACGATCCTCGCCGCCATCTGCGGCTTCTTCGCCATCACTGCGCCACATCCTCGCGCCGGACTCACCCTCAGCGACGCCCTCACCAGCAACCCCGCTGACTACAACCTCTCGCTTGGCCACCTCTACGACCTCACCGGCGCGGCCATGGGCTTCTTCCGCGGCCCGCTGGCGCTTGTTGCGATTGGCATGCTGGTCCTCGGCCCGATTGCCTACATCATCCGCCGCAAAGGCCGCCTCTTCGCCGCCAACCTCACCGTCGTCGCCGGCATGACAGCGGTTCTCGTCGCCGCGCACGGCGGCCTCGTCCGCTTCAACCCCATCCTCGGCTCCAAGGACCTCGCCCTCGCCATCAACGCCGTCAAACAGCCCGGAGACCAGATCATCCTCGACGGCGAACTCACCTCCGGCTCCACGCTGCTCTTCTACTGCGACCAACCCGTCCTGCTCGTGAACGGACGCGTCAACGGCCCGTGGTTCGGCTCCTTCTGGCCCGACGCCCCACACATTTTCCTCGACGACGACGCCCTCCGCCACCGCTGGTCCGGCCCTGAGCGCCTCTTCCTCCTCACCTATCACCCCGACCAGCGGATCCCCGACCTCTCCCGATTCGGCCCGGTCC carries:
- a CDS encoding glycosyltransferase family 39 protein, giving the protein MTRLFSIRKRSLALITLVWAILQLGGMFTPGLLDDVDSVYIRIAREMLSRHDYVTPTIDGIRFFDKPPLMYWLAAGSMRVFGIHDWAARLPLTLGFLALLFAAYALGNRFFRTLSPAHAPDRAGLYAALALATSIGPYLYTRFFIPDMLVTLFMTLSVHTFLLALERARSRSSALWPMLGFSSTLALSLLTKGLIGIVFPIGFAVFYLVFTGNLRLLGRLKLLPSLLTFLVIALPWHILAALRNPAIAMPAGVGLPARAGWAWFYLYNEHIARFLSKRIPHDYGNVPVPLFWLLLVLWLLPWAAFLPAALRDAVASLRTRMRGGLNLRFDSDPLAGSPGFSAPDHSAEAAPALLLWAGIILGFFTISARQEYYHLPAIPALAILVGGVLAAAERQPTSHDAALTSAAAATSLSPERARRQTLLASGWFLAPFGTILAAICGFFAITAPHPRAGLTLSDALTSNPADYNLSLGHLYDLTGAAMGFFRGPLALVAIGMLVLGPIAYIIRRKGRLFAANLTVVAGMTAVLVAAHGGLVRFNPILGSKDLALAINAVKQPGDQIILDGELTSGSTLLFYCDQPVLLVNGRVNGPWFGSFWPDAPHIFLDDDALRHRWSGPERLFLLTYHPDQRIPDLSRFGPVHILATSGGKTILTNR